In Mytilus edulis chromosome 3, xbMytEdul2.2, whole genome shotgun sequence, the genomic window AGTTCATCTTCTTACTAGCGGTTGTCTAGTTTGTCATCTTCTTCTTACAGATGATTGTCGAGCTCGTCCTCTTCTTCTTACCGGTGATTGTCTAATTCGTTCTCTTCTTACGAGTGGTTGTCTAGTTCGTCATTTTTTTCTTACGGGAGTGTGTTAAGCTTGTTCATTTCTTCTTACGGGTGGTTGTCTAGCTCGTTCACTTCTTCTTACGGGTGGCTGTCTACGTCGTTCTCTTCTTACGGGTGGTTGTCTAGCTCGTCCATTTCTTCTGACGGGTGGTTGTCTAGGTCGTTCTCTTCTTGCTGGCGGTTTCTAGTTTGTCCTCCTCTTCTAACGGGAGAGTGTTTAGCTCGTCCTCGTCCACTTACGGGTGGTTGTCTAGCTCGTCCACTTCTTCTTACGGGTGGTTGTCTAGCTCGTCCTCTTCTTCTTACTGGCGGTTGTCTAGCTTGTCCTCTTCTTCTTACAGGAGAGTGTTTATCTCGTCCTCGTGGTTGTCTATCTTGTCCTTTTCTTCTTACTGGTGGTTGTCTAGCTTGTCCTCTTCTTCTTACGGGTGGTCGTCTAGCTTGTCCACTTCTTCTTACGGATGGTTGTCAAGCTCATCCACTTCTTACGGTTGGTTGTCTAGCTCGTCCTCTTCTTACGGGTGGTTGTCTAGCTCGTGCTCTCTTCTTACATGTGGTTGTCTAGCAGCTCGTGCTCTTCTTCTTACTGGCGGTTGTCTTGTTTgtcctctttttttttacagGAGAGTGTTTATATCGTCCTCGTCTTCTTACGGGTGGTTGTCTAGCTCGTCCACGTCTTCTTACGGGTGGTTGTCTAGCTTGTCCTCTTCTTCTAACGGATGGTTGCCTAGCTTGTCCTCCTCTCCTTACGGGTGGTTGTCTAGCTTGTCCACTTCTTCTTACGGGTGATGGTCTACCTCGTCCTCTTATTTTTATGGAAGGGTGTCTTGCTCGTCCTCTTATTGTTACGGGTGGTTCTCTTGTTCGTCTTTTTCTTACGGGTGGTTGTCTAGTTCGTCCTCTTCTTATGGGT contains:
- the LOC139515461 gene encoding serine/arginine repetitive matrix protein 2-like — translated: MKRGLIGQTRQPPIRRGRTRQPPVRKRRTREPPVTIRGRARHPSIKIRGRGRPSPVRRSGQARQPPVRRGGQARQPSVRRRGQARQPPVRRRGRARQPPVRRRGRYKHSPVKKKRTNKTTATRRPPVRRRGQARQPPVRRKGQDRQPRGRDKHSPVRRRGQARQPPVRRRGRARQPPVRRSGRARQPPVSGRGRAKHSPVRRGGQTRNRQQEENDLDNHPSEEMDELDNHP